From the Leguminivora glycinivorella isolate SPB_JAAS2020 chromosome 15, LegGlyc_1.1, whole genome shotgun sequence genome, one window contains:
- the LOC125234056 gene encoding isoleucine--tRNA ligase, cytoplasmic — MSQKAIRVPENIDFPKEEETILQFWKDINAFESCLKQSKNKPRYSFYDGPPFATGLPHYGHILAGTIKDVVTRYAHQQGYHVERRFGWDCHGLPVEYEIDKTLGIKGPSDVEKMGIDKYNAECRKIVMRYSTDWENIITRMGRWIDFKNDYKTLYPWYMESIWWVFKELYNKGLVYQGVKVMPFSTACSTPLSNFESGQNYKDVLDPAVVVSFPTSQGFSLLAWTTTPWTLPSNLALCVNPKFTYVKVQEKSTGNCYVLLEQRFPVIFKNVDDFTILEKIPGSKLKGLKYTPMFDYFVEKCPNAFQVLTDGYVTEDSGTGIVHQAPYFGEDDFRVCVAAGVITKDQEMICPVDASGKFTEPVKEFLGQYVKDADKNIIANLKARNRLVQLGQVKHNYPFCWRSDTPLIYKAVPSWFVRVEQMNQDLLKSAEATYWVPEHVKDKRFGNWLKDARDWAISRNRFWGTPIPLWISPDKQEIVCVGSIAELSALTGKEITDLHRESIDHLEIPSARPGHPPLKRVTEVFDCWFESGSMPYAQCHYPFENVKDFEEKFPANFIAEGIDQTRGWFYTLIVLSTALFKKPPFKNLIANGLILAADGQKMSKSKKNYPDPLEIVKKYGADALRLYLVNSPVVRAENLRFKEEGVRDVIKDVFLPWYNAFRFLMQNVERIMQEEKVDYKFNEKNVKENVMDKWITSFTQSLIAFVKTEMAAYKLYTVVPRLTKFIDHLTNWYVRMNRKRLKGDFGVKDCQAALDTLFGVLFDMIRVMAPYTPFLTELMYKTLRQLLPGDSLESVHFNMIPEPKSELIDTNIERAVQRMQAVIELGRVLRDRKTIPIKYPLPEMIVIHRDQSYLDDVKSLNTYVLEEMNVKNLQLTSDKEKFGITLKAEPDHKLLGARLKGDFKAVTQGLKNLNNKQCEKLIVDGFVEIVGQRIDVSEVRIIFQATGNDQYEAHSDNDVLILLNVTPDQDMLDEGFAREVINRVQKLRKKAHLVPTDEVNIYYAVSKTSDIARIINSHRELIETTVKAPMITLDQLTPSKPVITRETQELKGSQLELVITWRKEVELPLKPWANITLQGLTPRFGANGNQASIILTDKDNKYISLKNLHHEVEVLFGLYGMKFTLWCDGAEVKSTNNLNAKTIVVSIAKPKANESASSPFCKFVNVANGSKAVTIFLENPHGKITLNKESALKFASEYLGISVKNIDSKLLK, encoded by the exons GGCTACCATGTAGAGAGGCGCTTTGGTTGGGATTGCCATGGCTTGCCCGTTGAGTATGAAATTGACAAGACGCTTGGCATCAAGGGACCAAGCGATGTGGAGAAAATGGGCATTGATAAGTACAATGCTGAGTGCCGCAAAATTGTCATGAGATACTCTACTGATTGGGAGAACATCATCACGCGAATGGGGAGGTGGATAG ATTTCAAAAATGACTACAAAACACTGTACCCATGGTATATGGAATCCATTTGGTGGGTTTTCAAGGAACTTTATAACAAAGGTTTAGTGTACCAGGGAGTAAAAGTGATGCCATTTTCCACAGCCTGCTCCACACCACTGTCTAATTTTGAATCTGGACAGAATTACAAAGATGTCTTAGATCCTGCTGTTGTGGTCTCTTTTCCGACCAGTCAAGGCTTCTCCTTGTTGGCTTGGACCACAACTCCTTGGACACTTCCAAGTAACTTGGCTCTTTGTGTGAACCCTAAATTCACATATGTGAAAGTACAAGAAAAAAGCACGGGAAATTGCTATGTGCTTTTGGAACAACGTTTTCCAGTGATATTCAAGAATGTAGATGACTTCACCATTCTTGAAAAAATTCCAGGTAGCAAACTAAAAGGTTTAAAATATACACCCATGTTCGACTACTTTGTTGAGAAGTGCCCCAATGCTTTCCAAGTGCTGACAGATGGGTACGTTACCGAGGATTCTGGTACTGGCATTGTACACCAAGCTCCATACTTCGGAGAAGACGATTTCAGAGTTTGCGTGGCGGCAGGCGTCATAACAAAAGATCAGGAAATGATATGCCCCGTTGATGCAAGTGGGAAGTTCACAGAACCCGTGAAAGAGTTCCTCGGTCAGTATGTTAAAGATGCTGATAAAAATATCATTGCAAATCTTAAAGCAAGGAACCGCCTGGTGCAACTGGGGCAGGTAAAGCATAATTACCCATTCTGTTGGCGTTCTGACACACCTCTCATATACAAAGCTGTGCCATCTTGGTTTGTAAGAGTTGAGCAAATGAATCAAGACCTTTTAAAATCTGCCGAAGCTACCTACTGGGTCCCAGAACATGTGAAAGATAAGAGATTCGGAAATTGGCTTAAAGATGCACGCGACTGGGCTATCAGCCGTAACAGATTCTGGGGAACTCCCATTCCACTGTGGATATCTCCTGATAAACAAGAGATCGTCTGTGTCGGCAGCATTGCTGAGCTCAGCGCTTTAACGGGAAAAGAAATAACTGATTTACATAGAGAAAGTATTGATCACCTGGAGATTCCGTCGGCTAGACCCGGCCACCCACCACTTAAAAGGGTGACCGAAGTTTTTGATTGCTGGTTTGAGTCGGGATCTATGCCTTACGCCCAATGCCACTATCCCTTTGAGAATGTAAAGGATTTTGAGGAAAAGTTTCCCGCCAACTTTATTGCTGAAGGAATAGATCAAACGAGAGGATGGTTTTACACTCTCATTGTCTTGTCGACTGCTCTTTTCAAGAAGCCACCATTCAAAAACTTGATAGCCAATGGCCTTATCCTAGCAGCTGACGGACAAAAGATGTCAAAGAGCAAAAAGAACTATCCTGATCCATTAGagattgttaaaaaatatggtGCCGATGCATTGAGGCTATATCTGGTGAACTCCCCAGTAGTGAGAGCAGAAAACCTGCGATTTAAAGAAGAGGGTGTCAGAGACGTCATTAAAGACGTGTTCCTCCCTTGGTATAATGCATTTAGGTTTTTGATGCAGAATGTAGAGAGAATCATGCAAGAAGAAAAAGTAGACTACAAGTTTAATGAGAAAAATGTCAAAGAGAATGTTATGGATAAATGGATTACCTCTTTCACCCAGTCCTTGATTGCTTTTGTCAAGACAGAAATGGCAGCCTACAAGCTGTACACTGTTGTTCCCAGGCTGACCAAATTCATCGATCATCTCACAAACTGGTACGTGCGCATGAACAGAAAGAGGCTAAAGGGAGACTTTGGAGTTAAAGATTGCCAGGCTGCTTTGGATACGCTGTTTGGGGTATTGTTCGACATGATCAGAGTCATGGCTCCTTACACTCCCTTCCTGACTGAGCTAATGTACAAGACGTTGCGCCAACTTCTGCCAGGAGATTCCTTGGAAAGCGTACATTTCAACATGATTCCAGAACCAAAGTCTGAATTGATAGACACAAATATCGAGAGAGCAGTACAAAGAATGCAGGCCGTGATTGAATTGGGTCGAGTTCTTAGAGATCGCAAAACTATTCCCATCAAATATCCGCTGCCAGAAATGATTGTTATCCATCGCGACCAATCATACCTTGATGACGTAAAGTCGTTGAACACCTACGTTCTGGAAGAGATGAATGTGAAGAACTTGCAGCTGACAAGTGACAAGGAAAAATTCGGAATTACACTGAAAGCCGAGCCCGACCACAAGCTGCTCGGAGCGCGTCTGAAGGGCGACTTCAAGGCCGTTACGCAGGGCCTGAAGAACTTGAACAATAAGCAATGCGAAAAACTGATTGTCGACGGTTTTGTCGAGATCGTTGGCCAACGCATTGACGTTTCTGAAGTTCGTATAATTTTCCAAGCCACAGGTAATGACCAATACGAAGCGCATAGCGACAACGACGTGCTTATTCTATTGAACGTCACTCCAGACCAAGACATGCTTGACGAAGGCTTTGCAAGGGAGGTTATAAACAGGGTACAGAAATTGAGGAAGAAGGCTCATCTCGTACCCACCGACGAAGTTAATATTTACTACGCCGTCAGTAAGACGAGCGATATCGCCCGTATCATAAACTCGCACAGAGAACTCATAGAAACTACAGTAAAGGCTCCGATGATCACTCTAGACCAATTAACACCATCGAAACCTGTCATCACTCGGGAAACGCAAGAGCTGAAGGGCTCACAGTTGGAGTTGGTTATTACTTGGCGAAAGGAGGTAGAACTGCCCCTGAAACCGTGGGCTAATATTACCTTACAAGGTTtgaccccaagatttggcgccAACGGCAATCAGGCTAGCATAATCCTTACCGACAAAGACAACAAATACATAAGTCTGAAAAATCTGCACCATGAAGTTGAAGTACTTTTCGGGTTGTATGGTATGAAATTCACTCTATGGTGCGATGGTGCGGAGGTGAAGAGTACAAATAACTTAAACGCTAAAACTATTGTTGTGTCTATAGCGAAACCTAAGGCGAATGAATCAGCTTCTAGTCCATTCTGCAAGTTCGTGAACGTTGCTAATGGTAGCAAAGCGGTCACCATATTCCTGGAAAACCCTCATGGAAAGATCACCTTAAACAAGGAGAGTGCACTCAAGTTTGCGTCAGAATATCTTGGTATTTCGGTGAAAAATATAGATAGTAAGTTGTTAAAGTGA